The Meiothermus ruber DSM 1279 genome includes the window AATGTAGCCCTCGTGGCTCACCCGGATGTGATACCAGGTAGGAAGCCCCTGGATGTTGGAAGGAAAGATGTTCTTGCCGTGAACCGGTATGCCCAGCTTAAAAAAAGACCGCAACAGCGTGAGGTTTGCGGTCTGACTTCCGGTTCCGTTGGCGGTGGCTACCACTAGCGAAAAGTCGTTGATGATGGGTGTAGGGGTTGCCAGGCCCGCCTCCTGCTGTCGTTCCAGAACGTTCATAGCACCTCCTGTGCTTGCCCATATCCTATCGGAAAACCATGCGGTAGTTGAGTGACTTTAAGCCCTATTTCATGGGAAAAATAGTACAAACGCATGGGGTGTTAGACTTGCCTGTGTTGCCTATAACCCTCCTCCAAAACGCCAGCGTGCTGGATGTACAAGCTGGCCTGCTTTTGCCCAATCAGCGGGTGGTGGTTCGGGACGGCCTGATCGAGCGCCTCGAGCCCATGCACCTAGAAGCCCCCGAGGCCCGGGCTGCCGGGGTGGTACAGATTGACCTGGGGGGTAAAACCCTCCTGCCAGGGCTGATTGATGCCCACGTGCACGTGCTGGCCTGGACAGCCAACCTGCGTGAACTGCACAACGCCTCCCCGCACTACAACGCCCTGCAGGCCGCCGAGATTATGCGGGCCATGCTCTTGCGCGGCTTTACCACCGTGCGGGACGCGGCCGGGGCCGACTTTGGCCTCAAGCGGGCGGTGGAGGAGGGGCTGATTGTGGGGCCGCGGCTTTTCATCTGCGGGCGGGCCCTGAGCCAGACCGGGGGCCACGCCGACAGTCGGGCGGCGGGTGAAATCGCAGTCGAGACGGTTAGCACCCCGGTAGCCTTTGGCCGGGTGGTGGACGGGGTGCCCGAGGTGCGGCGGGCGGTTCGCGAGGAGATTCGCCGGGGGGCCGACCACATCAAGCTGATGCTGGGGGGCGGCATCGCCTCGCCCACCGACCGCCTGACCAACGACCAGTTCTCCCTCGAGGAGATCCGGGCCGCGGTGGAGGAGGCCGAGATGGCCGACCTGTACGTCATGGCCCACACCTACACCGTCCGCGCGGCCAACCGGGCCCTGCGCGCGGGGGTGCGGAGCCTCGAGCACTGCAACCTGATTGACGAGTCCAGCGTGGAGCTGTTCTTGC containing:
- a CDS encoding metal-dependent hydrolase family protein encodes the protein MLPITLLQNASVLDVQAGLLLPNQRVVVRDGLIERLEPMHLEAPEARAAGVVQIDLGGKTLLPGLIDAHVHVLAWTANLRELHNASPHYNALQAAEIMRAMLLRGFTTVRDAAGADFGLKRAVEEGLIVGPRLFICGRALSQTGGHADSRAAGEIAVETVSTPVAFGRVVDGVPEVRRAVREEIRRGADHIKLMLGGGIASPTDRLTNDQFSLEEIRAAVEEAEMADLYVMAHTYTVRAANRALRAGVRSLEHCNLIDESSVELFLQHDAWMVPTLVTYQALAKEGVAAGLPREVAYKIDLVLDKGLAALEMAYKAGVNLAYGTDLLGAMHRHQLEEFTIRAQVQPNLEVIRGATLYAARLLRAEGRLGVVAPGAYADLIAVEGNPLEDIRVLTRPEQHLELVMKGGVVYYRRDGGTGVWKSGAWS